DNA sequence from the Anguilla anguilla isolate fAngAng1 chromosome 4, fAngAng1.pri, whole genome shotgun sequence genome:
CGCTTCACGAATCGGGCCTCCTCGCTAAGCGTGCGctgcttaaaatgtaaaaatgtaaaaacggTAAAACTgtagcacacagagagagagagagagagagagagagtgagagaggttcTTAATTAGCCGTCAGTGTGCTGCTGCTTCCACTGAGAGCCACCTGTACTGAGCtttcagcaagaaaaaaaaaaacaccggaAAAATCGATTTAATTCGCTCCTGTTCTGTGTATACGCCACACCTAAAAATATGCTGCacgagaaaaacaaaaaacaaaaaacgaataaataaagagagaaataaacgGATCATTGGGCGTTCGTGGCGAATCCAAATCGAATAACGCTCTGATGGGAGCGACTGGGCAGACGGAAgcgaaggtgtgtgtgtgccgtcgTGGCGGAGCTACACACCGGGAATATTACAACGCCTTGGTTACGCTGCCTGACAACATGCAGCCGGGCCTCTACGTGCGCACCAGACGCGCCCGCGACTCAAACGAGCTGAAGCTCGGAGCAGCTGGTCATCCCGTTCTCACTTGTTAACGACGTCAAACACTCCGTATCTCGAGATATTTAACCTACGGTTTTTGGCTCGTACGTAACGAACGCAACCAGGCGAAGCCCtcataaatggtaaatggactgcatttatatagcgcttttatccaaagcgctttacaattgatgcctctcattcgccagagcagttaggggttaggtgtcttgctcagggacacttcgacatgcccagggcggggtttgaaccggcaaccctccgactgccagacaatcggtcttacctcctgagctatgtcgcccccattaATTATCATAAGATAATTATTCTGgtacaggggggaaaaaaaaagatacaagagcacaaaaaacatgtttcccATAAATACCGAACACAGTGCTGTAGTGCTGGCTTTGTCCCATTGCGGGTTTTTTGTTGTAGGAAGTTTGAGAAGGGGCACGCGTACCGTTGTCGGCGGCCAGGAACGTGACGTTGTACATGTCGTCCTTCACGTACGGCGACTCTCGGTCCAGCACGGCGATGGTCGTGATTCGCCCGTTCACCGGGTCAATCTTCAGCCAGTTTGCAGGATCGTGAAGCTTCGAGTATCTGAacatgatcacacacacacacacacacacacacacacacacacacacacagacacacacaggaaacaaagcAAACGGAGAGAACCTCATTTAGTGTCACAAAGTCCCACATATACCCTCCAGTCCTCTCATTGACAAGACGCTCTTGGACTGAACCTGGGCAGAAAGTAAGAAGTCGTTTCAAtactgggaaaaataaataaataaataaatcactgacCTGCCAGCAGGTTTTAATAATTACTGCACTGTAAGAGGATccttgtcaaaataaaaaatgaatgcatatttcACTCGTAACGATCTATACTGTTGTGTAACTCTTCCCCTCTCATATAACAATCTGAGAAGCTGCCCAGGCAGCATgcggtccaaaaaaaaaaaaaagtttgtcttAACAAGCATTTTTGTCTAATTtggcttaaaaaacaaaacaatacatacaaaaaaacacattacaaataAGATTAAGTcaaaatataagactaaaatacttgttgagaGTGACCTAATGTTTGGTTTTTGCACTGTATCTTCATGTTTGTAGCACTGAAATTTCCATCTCCTTTCCATTGAAGACAATACATTCCAAACTTCATTGCATTATAAGCATGGCCAATGGAAAGACCTGGCCAATGGATTTCCTGTTCTTTTACTTGCCACATAGCAGAGGAGGCACTTCTGCTACCACCAAGAACCGCCTGCCACTAAGAAGCACAGTAAGGAAGGACAGCAGGGATGCAGGAGCTCACCATCTGGACAGTCTgcagcagtggtaaccaaccctgttcctggagagcgaCCACCCTCTAGGTGTTCATTTCAACACTAATTTGGCACAGCCTGActctactgattagcagctccAGAAAGATCtctcgctgttgaatgaggtgtgctttataagggttggagtgaaaacctgcaggacggtagatcccTAGCtggtgagtgaggtgtgctgtgttaaggtcggagtgaaaacctacaggacggtagatctctagctgttgagtgaggtgtgctgtgttagggtcggagtgaaaacctgcaggacggtagatctctagctgttgagtgaggtgtgctgtgttagggtcggagtgaaaacctgcaggacggtaggtCTCTAGCtggtgagtgaggtgtgctgtgttagagCTGGAGTGAAgccctacaggacagtagatctctagctggtgaatgaggtgtgctgtgttagggtcggagtgaaaacctgcaggacggtagatctctagctgttgagtgaggtgtgctttataagggttggagtgaaaacccacaggacggtagatctctagctggtgaatgaggtgtgctgtgtcagggtcggagtgaaaacctgcaggacggtagatctctagctggtgaatgaggtgtgctgtgttagagctggagtgaaaacctacagggcggtagatctctagctggtgaatgaggtgtgctgtgttagggttggagtgaaaacctacaggatggcggatctctagctgttgagtgaggtgtgctgtgttagggccggagtgaaaacctgcaggacggcggatctctagctgttgagtgaggtgtgctgtgttaagggttggagtgaaaaaaactacatgaCGGTGGATCGCCAGGGACAGGGTTGCCAACCACTGGTCCGTAGAAACTGTGCCTACACTTTTGTCCACAGTCCACCGCCTGCAGGATCTGGAGGTCCCTCCAGAGTGAGCTGAGCGCACCTGATTGTCTGTTGCATGAAGCGGTCGGGGTCCTGGGCGGTGTAGGCCATCAGGACGGTTTGCGGCGACAACCCCTCCTCCGTCCGCAGGGTTTTCGGGTTGGGGTGGAACTCGGGGCTCTCGTTCACGTCGACGACCCTAATGGAGACCGTCGCCGTCGACTGACGGGGGAGGTGGATCCCCCTGGCCAGGGGCACCTCGTTTTCCGCCACCACCGTCAGCTCGAACGTCCGGCTCGTCTCGTAGTCGATAGGCTGCGAGACGAGGACAGGAGGAACAATATGACGCCTCGTGAGGGGAACAGATCGCTCAATGGCGCCGGGTTAGAGCCGTCTACCAGTGCTGGTCTCAGGAATACTACAGTGGAATAATATGACCAAGAAGGCACAAAAAGGCCAATTTAAACACAGTAAGTATAATGTTATCCTAGCAAACAACTGTCTCCCTCTACGGCACATGCAATTCGTTCAGtgtaaaaaaacgaaaacaaacgaaaagcaaataaaaaataatctcttCTCAAATCCGTGCATGTGAACTGCCTTATTATATGTTATGAGATAACATCATAAAAAAAGGCTTGTGTTTCTTTAAGAAACAGTGCGGGGGAAAGAAAACAGGTAACTCAAGACACCGCGGGTAACTCAAGACGCCGCAGTCTGTGGGAAAGGAGCCCCCGTGCCTCACCTTGACAACGGTAACCAGGCCCTCGTTAGTGGTGGGGTCGGTCGGGACGCTGAACAGGCCCAAGGCGTCCCCTCCAGTGATCTTGTACACCGCGTTCCACGCCGGCCGGTTGGGCTGGTCCTTATCCGTCACCGTCAGGTTGGCCACGATGACGTTTACCCTGTTCTCTGCCACCTCCCCATAGAACTGCATTAATGCAAGATAGAGAGGAGAgacgtgtttttaaaaaaacgccagacacacatacacacacacacacacacacgtatgcacgcacgcacatgagCACATACACGCctgcaaatgtgcacacacatatgcacgcatgcaggcacgtacacacacatgcacactcacacacacgtgcatgcgcgcgcgcacacacacacacacacacgcgcacacacacaattacacaaaccATGACAGCTATAAAGATAGCCCAGCTGAATATTCCCTCCCATTGAAACCCTTTGCTACAGCTCCCCGACAGCCCATTACGACTCAAGtaatggcatttttaaaatagcagaGAGTTATTTCGGTTTGGCTTAGGACCTCGAGCCATGGCAACGGGCGGGGCCGAGCGGCGCCGTGAACGAGCGCGacggtgcaggtgtgtgtaatgtgccGCCCGTGACCCCGTGACCCTGTGACCCCGTGACCAACGCACTGCGTGCtggcgtgacacccctgggagggagatgtgcCAGTTCTGGGTGTGCACTGTCGtttgccacatggagagagaaagagagagagagcgagagagagggagagagcgcacccacgccaacacgaaaacaaacaaacaaacaccgtCGCCCTCTCCTCTCACAGGGTCCggccaaaaacaacaaactaaaacaacaagggCGAAAGAAAGCAAAATGGAGTGACAGCTTTTCGGCTCGCTGCTCGTAGCCGGCCAAGTTTTCAGTTGGCAGCCACACTGGTTTTCGGCGgccattttcttcctcttcGTCTTCCGAGTGCTCGGACAGACGAAGCTCAAAAcagacgctctctctctctctctctctctctctgtgtacgGTCTCGGCCCCCGAACTGCGGGGAGGAACACACCTTCAAGCCCTTGGGCTGATTGGTTAACGTGACCCAGGAGCGCGTGCTCCCTGCCCCTGACACGCCCCTTCAGCAGCATCTCTTTAGCGTACAGAAAGCACCAAAACGTCTTTAATTAGGAGAGCCACCAGCTACTATAATGACAGCTTTCATTCATCCGACTTGGATTTGTACAAATATGAGCAGCTTTCCCAAGTGGCGAGATTCTCGCCGATTCTCTCGCCGAGTGCCCTGGAGcgtcattaatataaataaataaatccagtcCCCCGGAAGGCGGTACTCACGGTGTCGGCGGTGAACTCCGGAGGGTTGTCGTTGATGTCTGTGATTCTGATGACGGCGGTCGCCGTGTTGGAGAGCCCGTACGTGGGATTTCCCTCCATGTCTGTGGCCTGAATGATCAATGTGTACTGCTGCACtttctggagggaaaaaaaacaagggggggggggacaagtcTGCATTAACAGAATACTCCTCAGTACCGAAAACACGAAGTCCCTTGTCCGCTCGCCCaaccgcccgcccgcccgcccgcccgcccgcccgcccgcccatgTGCAAAGGATCGCCCCTCTGAAATCGTGTGACAGGGACGTTACCgctaaaaaaaaggaaaaaaaatctgaacagtTGAGCTTAATAACACCTCAGCTCCCTGCCTCCTGGCTGTTAGAGCTCTTTGACCCAGCGCTCTGTCGCGTTGGGTCACTCGCAGACAGACGGACGAGCTCCCCCCGTCAGCCGCCAGTCCACACCACCAGGGGAACAGACTGCGTGAGAGGGTCACGCTTCTTAATATCCTGGGACCCACAGAGAGGCCGGTGTCTTTTACACACGCCTCCTttttagctaaaaaaaaaaaggtcatttcaCTACCAGTCGCTGGATAATGGGAAGCAGACAAATTTCtgtcaaccccccaccccccttccccacgttccccccacccccagctggATGAAGCAACAAAACAGCGGGGGTGGCCTAATTATCAGAACCGTAGTCCATCATGCACATTGGATTGGACGTCATTGGATCACCCCCACTGATCATCCATTTtcaaggggggcggggggggggggtgatctgAGGccgaaaataaaacaaattaataaagtaACATTGGATACTGAACTGATGTTCTCTGACACCAGTtcgaaggaaaataaataagatcTAATCGAGCAATGTCCATCCCTATTCTCTGATTGGGTGGAATAATGaaaacacaccattcactcccTGACAGATCACATTCAAAACTGATTTCCACAGAATAACTCAAACCTTTGATTAATTTCACTGTCAGTtcggggaaagggggggggggggagggtggaagTGAGAAACGataaataaatcttaaaagAGAACTTTTGTTATTTCACGCCAGCATAAATAGacttgagtaaaaaaaaaaaaaaaacaaaaaaaaaccaaacctcCTATGCCACCTCCACTCTTTGCCACCGACTGATTCCACTGGGAGGAATCACCGAAGCGCTGCAGATTCACTCAGGGCTGGAATGCTATGTTAAAAAACgtcgtttccccccccccccccccccctttcatccCCCGCTGACGGCCGGCTGCCTCACCTCTCTGTCCAGGCCGGCGGCCACGGTGATGATGCCGCCGGTCTTGTTGTTGATGGTGAACATGTTGGACGTGGGGCTCTCGGGAGACTGGGACAGGATCTTGTACCGCAGGATTCCGTTGGCGGTGCCCGGGTCGTCCTTGTCCAGCGACGTGACGGTCATCACAAACGTTCCTGAGGGCGGCGGAaggcacacgggcacacacacacacacacacacacacacacacacacgcacgcgcacgtacacacacattacattacattacattgcattacaggcatttagcagacgctcttatccagagcgacttacacaactttttacacagcattttacattgtatccatttatacagctggatatatatactgaagcaatgcaggttaagtaccttgctcaagggtacaacggcagtgtccttacccgggaatcgaacctgcgaccttgcggttacaagcccagttccttacccactgtgctacactccgtccacacacacacgcacgcacgcacgtacacatgcacacacgcacacacacacacacacacacgcacgcacgtacacacagacacggtaCGTTTAAAGATGACACGTTCTAACAGGGGTTAAACACTTCACTAAACAGCTGGATTCCCTGCCCGTTGCTCAGGGAGATTATGTTGATTTTGTCTATTAATCGGTAACCGCGGGAGACGGGCCAAGGCGACTCCCATCAATTTAATTGACAAAGAGGAGACTGGCGGCACTTCTTCATTGGTTCCCCCACCATATGGCGGTAAACCCAGTCGATACGAGACAAATGGAAACCAATATTACGTGATACATTATTCAAGTGACATTTAAAGGTCATCAATTAACGCGCCGAGAAGAGactccctcttcttcttcttcttcttcgtttttttttttttttttttctcacctggCTTCGATCCCTCCGCAACGCTGCCGTTCCAGGTCTGGTGGATGAACTCGGGCCGGTTGTCGTTCATGTCGATCACGTTGACCACGATGTCGATGGGGTTCTCCACCTGGTTTCCGTTCAGGTCCACCGCGTGTGCcctgagctggaggagaagaagacGACGCCGCCGGGACGTTACCCCAAAAACTCAAAAGGAAGCAGCGAGGACACTTTGATCTGCCGCTGAatatcaggttttttttttttgacggcAATTAGccactcacaacacacacacgcacacatgagcgcatacacgcacacacacacgcacatgcgagcacacatacacagacacatgcacacagtcacgcacagaTATtcccacacactcaaacacatacacacacacacacgcacacacaaacagaaaaacacaagcacacacacacacacaacaaacaaacaaacaaacaagcacacacatacacagagtctctctcacacacacatacacacacacacgcacacacacacacgcacacacagacagaaaaacacaaaaacacacacacacacacacacacaacaaacaaacaaacaagcacacacatacacagagtctctctcacacacacatacacacacacacacgcacacacagacagaaaaacacaagcacacacacacacacacacacacacacaacaaacaaacaaacaagcacacacatacacagagtctctctctcatacacacacatacacacacacacacacacacacacacatacacagagtctctctctctcacacgcacacacacacacgcacacacggcgTTGGCAGGTCCCACCGCGGCAGGCTGCTCCCTCCACTCACGTGGAAGTTGGATATCTGCTCTCGGTCCAGCGGCTTAGTCACAGACAGCTGTCCCGAAATTGGATTAATGATGAAGATGCCGGTCGGGGGCTGGTCTGCGCCGGGTCCCGTGACACTGTACCGTAGGAGGCGGTTCTTGTCGCGGTCCGACCTGATCTAATAACAGAGGGGACACAACAGAGGagccgtttaaaaaaagaaaaaagaaacggtaTTCGCCTGGCTACACGAACACCAGAACACGCACCGTTCAAACACAGCGATCAGAACGCAATAGCAAACAGCAGACGGAGGAAGGCTAATAATAAAAGAAGGATCTAGAAACCAGCCCGTCAGTCGTTTAATTACTCACTTACTCACGACGCGTTAGGAAGACCCTCTCTCTCGCCGTCTCAGCGGACGGCTCAGCTTTCATATGAGAGGGGGATCCCTCCCTCCGAGGGGTCAGTTGTGTTTTCTctgcactcctcctcctcctcctcctcctcctcctcctcgctacGCTAATCTGGGCCCTGCTATCGCTGGGGCCTCTTCCAGTCAGCGCACGCCGTCATTATCTCTCTCCAAAGCCTCCCGCTAAAGGCGCCGTCGCCTGCGCGGCTCGGCGGATTAAGCACTACGCGGCTACAGACGCCGTACTGTACGCCGTACTGTACTGTGCTTGTGCGTCTGTACTGCACAGGAAAAAGCTTTTAATGAGAAGTTATCTTCCCGGTGGCCCGCTGGCTGAGTGACTGCTGACCGGGGTGTCCCCCCTGGGAGGGAGGTAGGTGaggagttttggggggggggggggttcagttaGGGCATGTCGGCCCGGCCTGTCCATGACTCGGCAAAGAAAGCGTCAGAGGCactgggtgggtggaggggggagggagggagggagggagggggggagagggctgTGTGCGTGGCGGATGCCATCCTTACCCAGACCAGCTCCTGGGGGAACGGGCgggcggtgggtgggggggggggggtttgggcagGGGCGGAGGGGGCTGTGTGCGTGGCGAACGCCATCCTTACCCGGACCAGCTCCTGGGGGAAGGGGCCGCGGGAGTTCTCGGGCACGTTGATGGCGGGGATGACCCAGTCTCTCCTGATGCGCTTCAGCAGGGCGCCGCCATCTCTGCGCCGCGGCGGGAACTGGATCTCCTGCACCTGCTGGGGCTCGCCAGAGTCCTGACCCTGcaacaacattcacatttagcttagatctctctctctctctctctctctctctttctctatctctcattctctctctttgtctatctctctctttctctctctatctctcaatatcactctcattctctatctctctctcatgttctctaatgctctctctctttctgtctatctctcactctctatctctctctatctatctcatACTCTCGCtacctctctctatctctcgttctctctatctctatctcatGTTCTCTAACGCTCTCTCGGTCTTgttctcacacgcacacatacacacacacacacacgtgtacacacagacacacacacacacacacgcacacacagggaggTAAATATAGCCACAAACGGCGTCTCATTACGAGGTGTTTTTCATCCATCACCAGCGCTCTGTTCATCAGCTGGCTTCTTCCAGTGGCCCCGCCCGCCAGGGCGAATCATAATCACTCTTCTCCGCCTCCCCGGTCGCGCACGGGACAGAAAGGACGACGCAGACAAATATGCGCGCTAACGCAATCCAGAGCAGGGAGTCTTTCCACGGCTGCTACTCATCGCGCGTACTCCACGGCTGCTACTCACTGCGCGTACTCCACGGCTGCTACTCATCGCTCATACTCCACGGCTGCTACTCATCGCTCGTACTCCACCGCTGTTACTCATCACTCATACTCCACGGCTGCTACTCATCGCTCGTACTCCACGGCTGTTACTCATCGCAGGGTACTCCACGGCTGCTACTCATCGCGCGTACTCCACGGCTGCTACTCATCGCTCATACTCCACGGCTGCTACTCATCGCTCGTACTCCATGGCTGTTACTCATCGCGCGTACTCCACGGCTGTTACTCATCGCGCGTACTCCACGGCTGTTACTCATCGCTCGTACTCCACGGCTGCTACTCATCGCGCGTACTCCACGGCTGTTACTCATCACTCATACTCCACGACTGCTACTCATCGCTCGTACTCCACGGCTGCTACTCATCGCTCGTACTCCACTGCTGCTACTCATCGCTCGTACTCCACGGCTGCTACTCATCGCTCGTACTCCACCGCTGCTACTCATCGTGCGTACTCCACGGCTGCTACTCATCGCTCGTACTCCACGGCTGCTACTCATCGCTCGTACTCCACGGCCGTTACCCATCGCAGGGTACTCCACGGCTGTTACTCATCGCTCGTACTCCACGGCTGTTACTCATCGCTCGTACTCCACGGCTGTTACTCATCATACATACTCCACGGCTGCTACTCATCGCTCATACTCCACGGCTGCTACTCATCGCTCGTACTCCAAGGCCGTTACTCATCGCTCGCACTCCACGGCTGTTACTCATCGCTCGTACTCCACGGCTGCTACTCATCGCTCATACTCCACGGCTGCTACTCATCGCGCGTACTCCATGGCTGTTACTCATCGCTCGTACTCCACGGCTGTTACTCATCACTCATACTCCACTGCCGTTACTCATCGCTCGTACTCCACGGCTGTTACTCATCGCGCGTACTCCTCTCCTGCCTTTGCACCGGGACTAAAAGAGCCCGAATGCCTTTGTACTCTTTTCAGTCCTAAGAAGTGGTTACTGGAATCCCCTCGCTATAAGTCACAGGCTTTTCTCATCTGATGCACAGGGACGCTGCTCATCAAAAGCTCCCTTTATGCTCCATCGGACACAATGAACACAATTATGAACAAAGAGAGCCATACCTGCAAGGCAAACACAAAGCACGCAGATGGATGAAACCTGTTttggtttcgtttttttcttctttctttcttttttttttttttgccattacttTGTTCGAGGTGGAAATCGAAGTTAAACCAGAAGAGTCAGAGTAACCTTGAGAAGGTTTTCTTCTTCTGGGAAAAAATGGCTGCATCCTCATGCAGAGGAAGTGATGGATGACTGTTGCAGTTTGAGCCGAACAACTATCTGTTTGTttgcggggtttttttttccccatccccgctctctcccttctcct
Encoded proteins:
- the LOC118226073 gene encoding cadherin-2-like, giving the protein MYLKGGVLLTLLAAFQVSAEGRGARLCKPGFSEEVYHATIPASLTEGQALLNVRFVDCGRSVRLQYGSSDPADFRIGGDGVLYAARSFRVPGARARLLVVGAEDEDSRERWQTRVNLTPATSRTPQGQDSGEPQQVQEIQFPPRRRDGGALLKRIRRDWVIPAINVPENSRGPFPQELVRIRSDRDKNRLLRYSVTGPGADQPPTGIFIINPISGQLSVTKPLDREQISNFHLRAHAVDLNGNQVENPIDIVVNVIDMNDNRPEFIHQTWNGSVAEGSKPGTFVMTVTSLDKDDPGTANGILRYKILSQSPESPTSNMFTINNKTGGIITVAAGLDREKVQQYTLIIQATDMEGNPTYGLSNTATAVIRITDINDNPPEFTADTFYGEVAENRVNVIVANLTVTDKDQPNRPAWNAVYKITGGDALGLFSVPTDPTTNEGLVTVVKPIDYETSRTFELTVVAENEVPLARGIHLPRQSTATVSIRVVDVNESPEFHPNPKTLRTEEGLSPQTVLMAYTAQDPDRFMQQTIRYSKLHDPANWLKIDPVNGRITTIAVLDRESPYVKDDMYNVTFLAADNGVPPASGTGTLQIYLMDINDNAPHIQPQEAEMCEKPEPNAINITAEDRDLSRNAGPFAFELLPAVRKNWTLTRISSDHAQLALRIGFLESGVYEVPVVITDSGNPPLSNTSYLRVKVCQCDRSGDCADVERIVAAGLGTGAIIAILLCIIILLILVLLFVVWMKRRDKERQAKQLLIDPEDDVRDNILKYDEEGGGEEDQDYDLSQLQQPDTVEPDAIKPVGIRRLDERPIHPEPQYPVRSAAPHPGDIGDFINEGLKAADNDPTAPPYDSLLVFDYEGSGSTAGSLSSLNSSSSGGDQDYDYLNDWGPRFRKLADMYGGSDD